From one Mytilus trossulus isolate FHL-02 chromosome 10, PNRI_Mtr1.1.1.hap1, whole genome shotgun sequence genomic stretch:
- the LOC134688584 gene encoding achaete-scute homolog 1-like, producing the protein MDANRILQQYVLIKPNTLSLNGHFDTPLQSLDNLQIINRSNMTNGKLNYQFSHQQQPIGGKSAGKKPLVMSKRNARERRRVKMINLGYETLRLHVPGGAENKKLSKVDTLRRAVDYIKYLQTVLDMDNSCMSPTDIKIENCSEDEISSQSSEATPSLLNSNTQFDHIPQPHTRLSEPVDIETSAEVTTSEPENEMFIDIAAWLLKTPTSFKTNSRLKDMGPNEQQLFTTMM; encoded by the exons ATGGACGCAAACAGAATTTTGCAACAATATGTTCTTATTAAGCCAAATACATTGTCTTTAAACGGGCATTTCGATACTCCTCTGCAGTCATTAGATAACCTGCAAATCATTAATAGATCAAATATGACGAATGGAAAGTTGAATTATCAGTTTAGTCACCAACAGCAACCAATTGGAGGGAAATCGGCGGGGAAGAAACCTCTGGTCATGTCGAAGAGAAATGCTCGGGAACGGAGGCGagttaaaatgattaatttaGGATATGAAACTTTACGATTGCACGTTCCAGGAGGTGCGGAAAATAAAAAACTCAGTAAAGTTGACACTTTGAGACGAGCGGttgattatataaaatatctacAAACAGTATTAGATATGGACAATTCATGTATGTCTCCAACAgatattaaaatagaaaactgTAGTGAAGATGAAATTTCAAGTCAAAGTTCAGAAGCTACGCCGTCACTGTTAAATTCAAATACTCAGTTTGATCACATTCCTCAACCACACACTAGATTGAGTGAACCTGTCGACATCGAGACATCTGCCGAGGTCACGACGAGCGAGCCCGAGAACGAAATGTTTATAGACATTGCCGCTTGGTTATTGAAGACACCCaccagttttaaaacaaatagtaGATTAAAAg ATATGGGTCCAAATGAGCAACAATTGTTCACAACTATGATGTGA